In a genomic window of Nocardia fluminea:
- a CDS encoding ESX secretion-associated protein EspG, whose protein sequence is MTDTWELTPFEFWVAWETLGRDRMPWPLTFTAGVETQVEFDRECRLAADSLIAKMGTDESLYHALHALAHPEIRVELFGHRFDGRTRMVRACATTEASNGVVAAQLPGPEYGQGGNILISLRPAHAIVTRLLAILPKTPAGTTGGFNVHRDDFTTTPDPYARHRTPAEQALKFLKRPFTTYAEFRVATGPALDGWQEGGTTLQLVDYTDDGRYLIQEAERIEVTPTTPDRIEAHLQHLIEKATAATRQSAW, encoded by the coding sequence ATGACCGACACCTGGGAGCTGACCCCGTTCGAATTCTGGGTCGCCTGGGAAACGCTCGGTCGCGACCGCATGCCGTGGCCCCTCACTTTCACAGCGGGTGTCGAAACGCAGGTCGAGTTCGACCGGGAATGCCGTCTCGCCGCCGATTCGCTGATCGCGAAGATGGGCACCGACGAATCGCTGTACCACGCCTTGCACGCCCTCGCGCACCCCGAAATCCGGGTGGAACTGTTCGGGCATCGCTTCGACGGCCGCACCCGGATGGTCCGCGCCTGCGCGACCACCGAGGCGAGCAACGGCGTGGTCGCCGCCCAGCTCCCCGGCCCCGAATACGGCCAGGGCGGCAACATCCTGATCAGCCTGCGCCCGGCCCACGCCATCGTCACCCGCCTGCTGGCCATCCTCCCGAAAACCCCAGCGGGCACCACCGGCGGCTTCAACGTCCACCGCGACGACTTCACCACCACCCCTGACCCCTACGCCCGCCACCGCACCCCCGCCGAGCAAGCGCTCAAGTTCCTCAAACGCCCCTTCACCACCTACGCGGAATTCCGCGTGGCCACCGGCCCCGCTCTGGACGGCTGGCAAGAAGGCGGCACCACCCTGCAACTGGTCGACTACACCGACGACGGCCGCTACCTCATCCAGGAAGCCGAACGAATCGAGGTAACCCCCACCACCCCCGACCGCATCGAAGCCCACCTCCAGCACCTGATCGAGAAAGCCACCGCCGCCACCCGCCAATCAGCCTGGTAA
- a CDS encoding 1-aminocyclopropane-1-carboxylate deaminase/D-cysteine desulfhydrase — MNTPLLHQRFPRLRETLPHIGLSSGPTPVRRLDALPAGGAPVWLKDDCAFGDGGWGGNKVRKLEWILPDAHRRGSRTIVTVGGLGTNWGLAVALYAREHGLGAALALVDQPVDEHVRAQLSRLENSGATLYFTHSKTRTILTAPLLLARHTSPGHLPYLLPPGGSSPVGVLGYVEAALELAGQVRRGELPEPTHLVTAVGSGGTIAGLRLGLRMGGLTTRAVGVVVNDTLRLAPATITRLAGRAAKLLRKRGADLSDLEPRVGDIDIVTDWLGSGYGHPTPEGERAQTLSADLEHLHLEPVYTAKAMAALLAMNEQGAFGDGPVLYLNTNGPR, encoded by the coding sequence ATGAACACTCCGCTTCTGCACCAACGCTTTCCACGACTGCGCGAAACCTTGCCGCACATCGGTCTGAGCTCCGGCCCGACACCGGTCCGCAGGCTCGACGCGCTGCCCGCCGGTGGCGCGCCGGTCTGGCTCAAGGACGACTGCGCGTTCGGTGACGGCGGGTGGGGTGGCAACAAAGTTCGCAAGCTGGAATGGATTCTCCCCGACGCTCACCGGCGCGGCTCGCGGACCATCGTGACCGTCGGCGGATTGGGTACGAACTGGGGACTGGCCGTCGCCCTGTACGCCCGCGAGCACGGACTCGGCGCCGCTCTCGCCCTCGTCGACCAGCCCGTGGACGAGCACGTCCGCGCACAGCTGAGCCGACTCGAGAACAGCGGCGCCACACTGTATTTCACACATTCGAAGACGCGGACCATCCTCACCGCGCCGCTGCTGCTCGCCCGGCACACCAGCCCGGGGCATCTGCCGTACCTGCTGCCGCCCGGCGGATCCTCGCCGGTCGGCGTCCTCGGTTACGTCGAGGCCGCGCTCGAACTGGCCGGACAAGTACGCCGCGGTGAGCTACCCGAGCCCACCCACCTCGTCACCGCCGTCGGATCCGGCGGCACGATCGCGGGGCTGCGGCTCGGTTTGCGGATGGGGGGCTTAACGACCCGAGCGGTCGGTGTCGTCGTCAACGACACGCTGCGGTTGGCCCCGGCGACGATCACCCGACTCGCCGGCCGTGCCGCGAAACTGCTGCGCAAGCGTGGCGCGGACCTGTCCGATCTCGAACCCCGAGTCGGTGACATCGACATCGTCACCGACTGGCTCGGCAGCGGCTACGGCCACCCCACGCCGGAAGGCGAACGCGCCCAGACGTTGTCAGCCGATCTCGAGCACCTGCACCTCGAACCCGTCTACACCGCCAAGGCCATGGCGGCACTGCTGGCGATGAACGAACAGGGCGCGTTCGGTGACGGCCCTGTCCTCTACCTCAACACGAACGGACCGCGATGA
- a CDS encoding MbtH family protein produces the protein MSTNPFDDEDGRFFVLVNDEEQHSLWPAFAEVPAGWRVVFGEESRAACVEYVEKNWTDMRPKSLRDAMAADDAARAQS, from the coding sequence ATGAGCACCAACCCCTTCGACGACGAGGACGGCCGCTTCTTCGTTCTGGTCAACGATGAAGAGCAGCACTCCCTGTGGCCCGCGTTCGCGGAGGTCCCGGCGGGCTGGCGTGTCGTGTTCGGCGAAGAAAGCCGGGCAGCGTGCGTCGAGTACGTCGAGAAGAACTGGACCGACATGCGGCCCAAGAGCCTGCGTGACGCGATGGCCGCCGACGACGCGGCCCGCGCCCAGTCCTGA
- a CDS encoding YciI family protein, with the protein MSQYLLSVVVEPGVYDIPQEEAQPQYEATGRFNDELQAEGVWVFAGGLGRVDEATTVDNTGADVVVTDGPYAETKECLGGFWVVEVPDLDAALKIAARASKVCGQKIEIRTFDGA; encoded by the coding sequence ATGAGTCAGTACCTGCTTTCCGTTGTTGTCGAGCCGGGTGTGTACGACATTCCGCAGGAGGAGGCGCAGCCGCAGTACGAGGCGACGGGGAGGTTCAACGACGAGCTCCAGGCCGAAGGGGTCTGGGTGTTCGCCGGTGGGCTCGGACGGGTCGACGAGGCGACCACGGTCGACAACACCGGAGCTGACGTGGTCGTCACCGACGGGCCGTATGCCGAGACCAAAGAATGCCTCGGCGGGTTCTGGGTCGTGGAGGTACCCGACCTCGACGCCGCGCTGAAGATCGCCGCCAGGGCGTCGAAGGTCTGCGGGCAGAAGATCGAGATCAGGACCTTCGACGGCGCATGA
- a CDS encoding alpha/beta fold hydrolase yields MPLATVNGIALNYQVKGDRTKGTDVKGGGPLVVLIMGTGSPGRVWELHQVPALVAAGYRVCVFDNRGIAPSFEAPGGMRIEELVADTAALIEFLDEGPALIAGTSMGARVAQELALARPDLVRKAVFMAGHGRLDQFQKTLSAGEQELDASPVKLPAKFEAALSAVMNLSPATMADTNAARDWLDLFEFSVGTPSPGVRAQRAMDHDFDRVAAYRSITVPCLAIGFADDRMIPPYLSREVAEAIPGARYQEIPDTGHYGYLERPEAVNKILLDFFAA; encoded by the coding sequence ATGCCACTGGCCACGGTGAACGGCATCGCACTGAACTATCAGGTCAAGGGCGACCGTACCAAGGGCACCGACGTCAAGGGCGGTGGTCCGCTGGTGGTGTTGATCATGGGGACCGGTTCGCCGGGACGAGTGTGGGAGCTGCACCAGGTTCCCGCGCTGGTCGCGGCCGGTTACCGCGTCTGCGTGTTCGACAACCGCGGGATCGCACCGTCGTTCGAGGCCCCCGGCGGGATGCGGATCGAGGAACTGGTCGCCGACACGGCCGCGCTGATCGAATTCCTCGACGAAGGTCCCGCGCTGATCGCGGGCACCTCGATGGGTGCGCGGGTGGCGCAGGAACTGGCGCTCGCGCGGCCCGATCTGGTGCGCAAGGCCGTGTTCATGGCCGGACACGGCAGGCTGGATCAGTTCCAGAAGACGCTGTCGGCCGGTGAGCAGGAGCTCGACGCCTCGCCGGTGAAGCTGCCCGCGAAATTCGAGGCGGCGTTGAGCGCGGTGATGAATCTGTCGCCCGCGACGATGGCCGACACCAACGCGGCGCGCGACTGGCTGGACCTGTTCGAATTCAGTGTGGGGACACCCTCGCCCGGCGTCCGGGCCCAGCGGGCGATGGACCACGACTTCGATCGAGTCGCGGCGTACCGTTCGATTACGGTGCCCTGCTTGGCAATTGGGTTCGCCGATGATCGGATGATTCCGCCGTACCTGTCGCGCGAGGTCGCCGAGGCCATTCCCGGTGCCCGCTACCAGGAGATCCCGGATACCGGCCATTACGGCTACCTGGAGCGTCCCGAGGCGGTCAACAAGATCCTGCTCGACTTCTTCGCCGCCTGA
- the purD gene encoding phosphoribosylamine--glycine ligase → MRVLVIGSGAREHALVLALRRDPSVTAVIAAPGNPGIGQHAELRPVDPCSAADVAALAGEVAADLVVIGPEVPLVLGVADVVRAAGFPVFGPSADAARIEGSKAFAKDVMAVAGVRTAHSEIVDSPAELDAALDRFGPTWVVKDDGLAAGKGVVVTADRRAARDHGAELLEQGHPVLLESFLDGPEVSLFCLVDGETVVPLLPAQDHKRVGDGDTGPNTGGMGAYTPLPWLPEETLNEIVEDVVKPVAAELVARGSSFSGLLYAGLAIGTNGPAVVEFNCRFGDPETQAVLALLDSPFAELLHATATGRLAEVDAPRWKDGSAITVVLAAENYPARPRTGDVITGAEDGALAGETLVLHAGTDQRADKALVSAGGRVLNVVGVGADLAQARERAYARLAGIKLPGSHFRTDIGATEVVVPERNSVAG, encoded by the coding sequence GTGCGCGTACTCGTCATCGGTTCCGGAGCCCGTGAACATGCCCTCGTCCTGGCGCTGCGCCGGGATCCGTCCGTGACGGCGGTGATCGCGGCCCCGGGCAACCCCGGCATCGGCCAGCACGCCGAGCTACGCCCGGTCGATCCCTGCTCCGCCGCCGACGTCGCCGCGCTGGCCGGTGAAGTGGCCGCCGACCTGGTGGTCATCGGCCCCGAGGTGCCGCTGGTGCTCGGCGTCGCCGACGTGGTGCGCGCGGCCGGATTCCCGGTGTTCGGCCCGTCGGCCGACGCGGCGCGGATCGAAGGGTCGAAGGCGTTCGCGAAAGATGTGATGGCGGTGGCCGGGGTGCGGACCGCGCACAGCGAGATCGTCGACAGCCCGGCCGAGCTGGACGCGGCGCTGGACCGCTTCGGCCCGACCTGGGTGGTCAAGGACGACGGGCTCGCCGCGGGCAAGGGCGTGGTGGTGACCGCTGATCGGCGCGCGGCCCGCGATCACGGCGCCGAACTGCTCGAGCAGGGACATCCGGTGCTGCTGGAGTCGTTCCTCGACGGGCCGGAGGTGTCGCTGTTCTGCCTGGTCGACGGCGAGACCGTGGTTCCGCTGCTGCCCGCGCAGGACCACAAGCGCGTCGGCGACGGCGATACCGGCCCGAACACCGGTGGCATGGGCGCCTACACCCCGCTGCCGTGGCTGCCCGAGGAGACGCTGAACGAGATCGTCGAAGACGTGGTGAAGCCCGTCGCCGCCGAGCTCGTCGCGCGGGGCAGCTCGTTCTCCGGACTGCTGTATGCGGGCTTGGCGATCGGCACGAACGGCCCGGCGGTCGTCGAATTCAATTGCCGCTTCGGTGATCCCGAGACCCAAGCCGTGCTGGCGCTGCTGGACAGCCCGTTCGCCGAACTCCTGCACGCCACCGCGACCGGTCGCCTCGCCGAGGTCGACGCGCCGCGATGGAAGGACGGTTCCGCGATCACCGTCGTGCTCGCGGCCGAGAACTACCCGGCGCGTCCGCGCACCGGCGATGTCATCACCGGCGCCGAGGACGGCGCGCTGGCAGGCGAAACGCTGGTGCTGCACGCCGGTACGGATCAGCGCGCGGACAAGGCGCTGGTGTCGGCGGGCGGACGCGTGCTGAACGTGGTCGGTGTGGGTGCGGATCTCGCGCAGGCGCGGGAGCGGGCCTACGCGCGACTGGCGGGAATCAAACTTCCCGGCAGCCACTTCCGCACCGATATCGGCGCGACCGAAGTCGTTGTCCCGGAACGCAACAGCGTCGCGGGCTGA
- a CDS encoding alpha,alpha-trehalose-phosphate synthase (UDP-forming) translates to MIDQPSNDRPSENSDTLVPNGAGSGFVVVANRLPVDLERLPDGTTRWKRSPGGLVTALEPVLRSNKGAWVGWAGVPDVEVEPIIEDGLELYPVPLTSQEVEDYYEGFSNGTLWPLYHDVIVRPVYDRAWWAAYVEVNRRFAEETAKVAAEGATVWVQDYQLQLVPKMLRMLRPDLTIGFFLHIPFPPVELFMQMPWRTEIVEGLLGADLIGFHLPGGAQNFLYLARRLAGQPTSRGTIGVRSKLGVVQVGFRTVRVGAFPISIDSAELDESSRRRSVRERAAQIRAELGNPKNIMLGVDRLDYTKGIDIRLNALQELLEEGRIDPSETVMVQLATPSRERVQSYIKMRGDIERQVGRINGEFARVGYPVVHYLHRPIPRDELIAFFIAADAMLVTPLRDGMNLVAKEYVACHSDLNGALVLSEFTGAAAELRQSYLCNPHDLDSVKDAIIGALDDDRDTKRRRMRSLRRQVLTHDVERWARAFLDALSHGSVAGSALMSDEQTYPADQG, encoded by the coding sequence ATGATCGATCAACCGTCCAACGACCGTCCGTCCGAAAACAGTGACACCCTCGTGCCCAACGGCGCGGGTTCGGGATTCGTCGTCGTCGCCAACCGGCTGCCGGTCGACCTCGAGCGCCTGCCCGACGGCACCACTAGGTGGAAGCGCAGCCCCGGTGGGCTGGTAACCGCGCTGGAACCGGTGCTGCGCAGCAACAAGGGCGCCTGGGTCGGCTGGGCGGGTGTGCCCGATGTCGAAGTCGAACCCATCATCGAAGACGGCTTGGAGCTGTATCCGGTGCCGCTCACGTCGCAGGAGGTGGAGGACTACTACGAGGGGTTCTCCAACGGCACCCTCTGGCCGCTGTACCACGACGTGATCGTACGCCCGGTGTACGACAGGGCGTGGTGGGCGGCCTATGTGGAGGTCAACCGGCGGTTCGCCGAGGAGACCGCGAAGGTGGCCGCCGAGGGCGCCACGGTGTGGGTGCAGGACTACCAGCTGCAGCTGGTGCCCAAGATGCTGCGCATGCTGCGCCCCGATCTGACCATCGGCTTCTTCCTGCACATCCCGTTCCCGCCGGTCGAGCTGTTCATGCAGATGCCGTGGCGCACCGAGATCGTCGAAGGCCTGCTCGGCGCCGACCTGATCGGCTTCCACCTGCCCGGCGGTGCGCAGAACTTCCTCTACCTGGCCCGCAGACTGGCCGGTCAGCCCACCTCGCGCGGCACGATCGGGGTGCGCTCGAAACTGGGTGTGGTGCAGGTCGGTTTCCGTACCGTGCGCGTCGGCGCGTTCCCCATCTCGATCGATTCGGCCGAACTCGACGAGTCGTCGCGGCGTCGTTCGGTGCGCGAGCGGGCCGCGCAGATCCGGGCCGAGCTGGGCAACCCCAAGAACATCATGCTCGGCGTCGACCGCCTCGACTACACCAAGGGCATCGACATCCGGCTCAACGCGCTGCAGGAACTCCTCGAGGAGGGCCGCATCGACCCGAGCGAGACGGTGATGGTGCAGCTGGCCACGCCCAGCCGCGAACGCGTGCAGAGCTACATCAAGATGCGCGGCGACATCGAACGTCAGGTGGGCCGGATCAACGGTGAGTTCGCCCGCGTCGGTTACCCGGTCGTGCACTACCTGCACCGCCCGATCCCCCGCGACGAGTTGATCGCCTTCTTCATCGCCGCCGACGCCATGCTGGTGACGCCCCTGCGCGACGGCATGAACCTGGTGGCGAAGGAGTACGTGGCCTGCCACAGCGACCTCAACGGCGCCCTGGTGCTGAGCGAGTTCACCGGTGCCGCGGCCGAGCTACGCCAGTCCTACCTGTGCAACCCGCACGATCTGGACAGCGTGAAGGACGCGATCATCGGCGCGCTCGACGACGATCGCGACACCAAGCGCCGCCGGATGCGGTCGCTGCGTCGTCAGGTGCTCACCCACGATGTCGAACGCTGGGCGCGGGCCTTCCTCGACGCCCTGTCGCACGGCAGCGTGGCCGGTTCGGCGCTGATGAGCGACGAGCAGACCTACCCCGCCGACCAAGGCTGA
- a CDS encoding LysE family translocator translates to MVPLSHAAAFVVAAFVIIVIPGPNVLFAIGRALTLGRRAAILSVLGAVAGSAVPLVAVAFGLGAMLMASSVLFLIVKVAGAGYLVYLGVVTIRDRKKLVTALAAQVPDATGRRVLRQGFVVGATNPKTMVFFGAVLPQFTVPEAGSLPAQLLVLGAIFLVIQMASDSVWALLAGTVRTWFARSPRRLEAVGTVGGAMIIGVGGSVAFSGAN, encoded by the coding sequence ATGGTGCCTCTGTCTCACGCGGCGGCGTTTGTGGTTGCCGCGTTCGTCATCATCGTGATTCCGGGTCCGAATGTGTTGTTCGCTATCGGGCGGGCGCTGACCCTGGGGCGCAGGGCGGCGATTCTGTCGGTGCTCGGCGCGGTGGCCGGGTCGGCGGTTCCGCTGGTCGCGGTGGCCTTCGGGTTGGGGGCGATGTTGATGGCTTCGTCCGTTCTGTTCCTGATCGTCAAAGTCGCTGGTGCCGGCTACCTCGTCTACCTGGGTGTCGTGACGATTCGGGATCGGAAGAAGTTGGTGACGGCGCTCGCGGCGCAGGTACCGGACGCCACGGGGCGGCGCGTGCTGCGGCAGGGCTTCGTCGTCGGCGCGACCAATCCCAAGACGATGGTGTTCTTCGGCGCGGTCCTGCCGCAGTTCACGGTGCCGGAGGCGGGGTCGCTGCCTGCGCAGCTGTTGGTGCTCGGCGCGATCTTCCTCGTGATCCAGATGGCTTCGGACAGTGTGTGGGCCTTGCTCGCCGGCACCGTGCGGACGTGGTTCGCTCGATCTCCGCGCCGCCTCGAGGCGGTCGGCACCGTGGGTGGGGCGATGATCATCGGCGTGGGTGGCAGCGTGGCGTTCTCCGGGGCCAACTGA
- a CDS encoding M23 family metallopeptidase — translation MKRTDTQERKSRRAVSVNGRILRANWREQLPSKVAARDRMAEWAARYPVVGEIAGELRSGEVRKVFWRRPRAQAESLWARRPSREQAREVLVERRVLIAAVAAVAVFVAADGQFGGTVDGPPLAPGEALHVAIAYPPQLLPNPQSATRMLNAIEAGEKRREALVVAAAARATLERAKAEAAAAASGEWQDWMGQRAPVVPGAMVPGTTPSVGGFSLPAKGAFTSGFGSRWGTMHRGIDIAGPIGSPIYAVADGTVVEAGPAQGFGLWVRIRHDDGTISIYGHMYDFFVSQGERVPAGMQIARIGNRGDSTGPHLHFEIVQNGQHVDPQAWLAMHGLRLD, via the coding sequence ATGAAGCGGACAGACACGCAGGAGCGTAAGAGTCGCCGGGCCGTGAGCGTCAACGGCCGTATCCTGCGGGCGAATTGGCGCGAGCAGTTGCCGTCGAAGGTCGCGGCACGCGATCGGATGGCCGAGTGGGCGGCGCGGTATCCGGTGGTCGGGGAGATTGCCGGCGAGCTGCGCAGCGGTGAGGTGCGCAAGGTTTTCTGGCGGCGGCCGAGAGCTCAGGCGGAAAGTCTGTGGGCGCGACGGCCGAGTCGAGAGCAGGCGCGTGAGGTGCTGGTCGAGCGGCGCGTACTCATCGCCGCGGTGGCCGCGGTAGCGGTGTTCGTGGCCGCCGACGGACAGTTCGGCGGCACGGTCGACGGTCCCCCGCTGGCACCCGGCGAAGCGCTCCACGTGGCGATCGCCTATCCGCCGCAACTCCTGCCCAATCCGCAGTCGGCGACCCGCATGCTCAACGCCATCGAAGCAGGTGAGAAGCGACGCGAGGCCCTCGTGGTCGCCGCGGCCGCCCGAGCCACCCTCGAACGCGCGAAGGCGGAGGCGGCGGCCGCGGCATCGGGCGAATGGCAGGACTGGATGGGTCAGCGCGCCCCGGTGGTCCCCGGTGCGATGGTGCCCGGCACGACGCCGTCCGTCGGCGGATTCAGCCTGCCCGCGAAGGGTGCGTTCACCTCCGGCTTCGGCTCACGCTGGGGCACCATGCACCGCGGCATCGACATCGCGGGCCCCATCGGCAGCCCCATCTACGCCGTCGCCGACGGCACCGTCGTGGAGGCGGGGCCGGCGCAGGGGTTCGGACTGTGGGTTCGTATCCGCCACGATGACGGCACCATCAGCATCTACGGCCACATGTACGACTTCTTCGTCTCCCAGGGTGAGCGCGTCCCCGCCGGAATGCAGATCGCCCGCATCGGCAACCGCGGCGATTCCACCGGGCCGCACCTGCACTTCGAGATCGTGCAGAACGGTCAGCATGTGGATCCGCAGGCCTGGCTCGCGATGCACGGATTGCGCCTCGATTGA
- a CDS encoding DUF3558 domain-containing protein, producing MRLVGFAAGVCAVVALAGCSEAVDGQPEASGAPLTKEQLFDPCTVSDSVLQAAGADPAKKDDNPFSVPRAEWKGCNWLAGDFFLSFYSTTYTMQKFQENTHLHDFKDVTVGGRAAKQYLIGDRSPAEECGIVFESSQGRITLQANKASSSKSTTDPCAVVNDAAPHFVEIIPK from the coding sequence ATGCGACTGGTTGGCTTTGCCGCCGGGGTGTGCGCTGTAGTGGCGCTCGCCGGATGTTCCGAAGCGGTCGATGGGCAGCCCGAGGCCAGTGGGGCTCCGCTGACCAAGGAGCAGTTGTTCGATCCGTGCACGGTGTCGGACAGTGTGCTGCAGGCGGCGGGGGCAGATCCTGCAAAGAAGGATGATAATCCGTTCTCAGTGCCACGGGCGGAGTGGAAAGGGTGCAATTGGCTCGCGGGCGACTTTTTCCTCTCGTTCTACTCGACGACATACACCATGCAAAAATTCCAGGAGAACACCCACCTACACGACTTCAAAGATGTCACGGTAGGAGGAAGAGCCGCCAAACAGTATCTCATCGGCGACCGTTCCCCCGCCGAGGAATGCGGGATCGTCTTCGAATCCAGTCAGGGCAGGATAACGCTACAGGCCAATAAGGCATCGAGCAGCAAGTCGACGACTGACCCCTGCGCCGTGGTAAATGATGCAGCACCGCACTTTGTTGAAATTATTCCGAAGTAA
- a CDS encoding RNA polymerase sigma factor produces the protein MSDDTRARIDRIYREEFGRVVASLARRFGDLDIAEDAAGEALLTAIERWPVEGIPPNPGGWLTKAAGNRAIDRIRRESLRDAKHQAAMIIDDHTPHEPTGPINDDRLRLVFTCCHPALAPEARVALTLRLLGGLTVGEIARAFLVAETTMAQRITRAKAKIKAARIPFRVPDRDDVTDRLGGVLAVIYLIFNEGYLAGTRSVRADLMAEAVRLGRIMRDLLPDDGEVAGLLALMLLIDARSAARFAGGELVTLDEQDRGGWDRALIAEGHALVRECLRRVAAGGDPPGRYQIMAAINAVHTDAADARDTDWNQIVALYDQLYALTPTPIVALNRAVAIAELDGPNVALAQIDSLPLDGYHAWHAARADLLRRLGRGAEARSAYDAAIAATQNPAERAYLTRRREHLV, from the coding sequence ATGAGCGACGACACTCGCGCCCGGATCGATCGGATCTATCGCGAGGAGTTCGGCCGGGTCGTCGCCTCGCTCGCCCGGCGTTTCGGCGATCTCGACATCGCCGAGGACGCCGCGGGCGAGGCGCTGCTCACCGCCATCGAACGGTGGCCGGTCGAGGGCATACCGCCCAACCCGGGCGGCTGGCTGACCAAGGCCGCGGGCAACCGCGCGATCGACCGGATCCGCCGGGAATCACTGCGCGACGCGAAACACCAGGCAGCCATGATCATCGACGATCACACACCGCACGAACCGACCGGACCGATCAACGACGACCGTCTCCGGCTCGTATTCACCTGTTGCCATCCGGCATTGGCGCCGGAGGCGCGAGTCGCGCTGACACTGCGCCTGCTCGGCGGGCTCACGGTCGGCGAGATCGCTCGTGCGTTTCTCGTTGCCGAAACGACCATGGCGCAACGCATCACCCGCGCCAAGGCCAAGATCAAAGCCGCGCGGATCCCGTTCCGCGTGCCCGATCGCGATGACGTCACCGATCGGCTCGGCGGGGTGCTGGCCGTCATCTACCTCATCTTCAACGAGGGGTATCTGGCCGGCACGCGATCTGTTCGGGCCGACTTGATGGCGGAGGCCGTTCGGCTCGGCCGCATCATGCGCGATCTGCTGCCCGACGACGGTGAGGTTGCCGGGTTGCTGGCGCTGATGCTGCTCATCGACGCCCGCAGCGCGGCACGTTTCGCGGGTGGTGAGCTGGTGACGCTCGACGAGCAGGACCGTGGCGGCTGGGACCGCGCCCTCATCGCCGAGGGGCACGCGTTGGTGCGCGAATGCCTGCGCCGTGTCGCGGCGGGCGGCGACCCACCCGGCCGCTATCAGATCATGGCGGCGATCAACGCGGTCCACACCGACGCGGCCGACGCCCGTGACACCGACTGGAACCAGATCGTCGCTCTCTACGACCAGCTCTACGCCCTGACCCCGACCCCGATCGTCGCCCTCAACCGAGCCGTCGCCATCGCCGAACTCGACGGGCCCAATGTAGCTCTGGCGCAAATAGATTCACTGCCGCTCGACGGTTATCACGCCTGGCACGCCGCTCGCGCCGATCTGCTGCGCAGGTTGGGACGCGGTGCCGAGGCGAGGTCCGCCTACGATGCCGCGATCGCCGCTACGCAGAACCCGGCCGAACGCGCGTACCTCACCAGGAGGCGCGAGCATCTCGTGTAG
- a CDS encoding HIT family protein — MASVFSAIIAGQIPGRFVWEDDEFVGFLTIGPVTQGHTLVVPRAEIDQWQDVDPAVMARMMGVAQKIGQAVRVAFDAPRAGLLIAGLEVPHLHTHVFPAYTMGDFDISGANTDPTPESLDEAQTKIKAALRDLGHGANVPA; from the coding sequence ATGGCATCCGTCTTCAGCGCGATCATCGCAGGTCAGATCCCCGGCCGCTTCGTCTGGGAGGACGACGAATTCGTCGGCTTCCTCACCATCGGCCCCGTCACCCAGGGCCACACCCTCGTCGTCCCGCGCGCGGAAATCGACCAGTGGCAAGACGTGGATCCCGCCGTGATGGCCCGCATGATGGGCGTCGCCCAGAAGATCGGCCAGGCCGTCCGCGTGGCCTTCGACGCCCCCCGCGCAGGCCTGCTCATCGCCGGCCTCGAGGTCCCCCACCTGCACACCCACGTCTTCCCCGCCTACACCATGGGCGACTTCGACATCTCGGGCGCGAACACCGACCCCACCCCCGAATCCCTCGACGAAGCCCAGACCAAGATCAAGGCCGCCCTCCGCGACCTCGGCCACGGAGCGAACGTCCCGGCCTGA
- a CDS encoding PH domain-containing protein, translating into MGLLDGMMGNAGRIDPAAAQQEYAKLFGQGEQVYAAFILVRDAMLFTNRRLIMVDKQGVTGRKTSYHSIPYRSISHFAVETAGTFDLDAELYIWIGSGGEPVKQRFNRQVDIYEVQGILSHFVSI; encoded by the coding sequence ATGGGTCTGCTCGACGGGATGATGGGCAATGCCGGTCGCATAGATCCGGCCGCCGCCCAGCAGGAGTACGCGAAGCTGTTCGGGCAGGGCGAACAGGTGTATGCCGCGTTCATCCTGGTCCGCGACGCGATGCTGTTCACCAATCGCCGCCTGATCATGGTCGACAAACAGGGTGTCACCGGCCGCAAGACCAGCTACCACAGCATCCCCTACCGTTCGATCAGCCACTTCGCCGTCGAAACCGCGGGCACCTTCGACCTCGACGCCGAGCTCTACATCTGGATCGGCAGCGGCGGCGAGCCGGTCAAGCAGCGTTTCAACCGCCAGGTGGACATCTACGAGGTGCAGGGCATCCTGTCGCATTTCGTGTCCATCTAG